In Arachis stenosperma cultivar V10309 chromosome 1, arast.V10309.gnm1.PFL2, whole genome shotgun sequence, one DNA window encodes the following:
- the LOC130957184 gene encoding chaperone protein dnaJ 8, chloroplastic-like, with the protein MPGILSLSTVPAVNFSFSSNNRASNERFRRRSPIRAVASPVPATSASLYEVLRVEQDASLMEIKSAFRSLAKLYHPDVAAVRRLPDSDGGSGTDDATSS; encoded by the coding sequence ATGCCGGGAATACTCAGCCTATCCACCGTTCCCGCTGTCAACTTCTCCTTCTCTAGCAACAACCGAGCTTCTAACGAAAGATTCCGCCGCCGTAGTCCGATCCGCGCCGTCGCTTCTCCGGTGCCGGCCACATCGGCTAGCCTCTACGAGGTTTTGCGAGTCGAGCAGGATGCGTCGCTGATGGAGATCAAGTCTGCCTTCCGGAGCCTGGCGAAGCTCTACCACCCCGACGTTGCGGCCGTGAGGCGGTTGCCGGATTCTGACGGCGGTTCCGGCACGGACGACGCGACTTCATCGTGA